In Lutra lutra chromosome 13, mLutLut1.2, whole genome shotgun sequence, one genomic interval encodes:
- the C13H9orf153 gene encoding uncharacterized protein C9orf153 homolog isoform X2 translates to MFLSNDTNPEESGAAAESPGCSLPELYAFVEDFTKESKKSNLLKTHGISLSEAQKMLSQNLNAMSISGTDDMREEDPQPLFVCKVVRREEEKPDSMTEILYRTLLTPSRSRVERLTRSQQRLFRHGIPPPAHTFPYEILIEHSKSSSPVPVPVKEKTQGANILGMLGISRIRPENFVFADRIAKYFLVDPEKQFMDLRDLEWRYYKGLVSWKHGTKDPFIDIKYDSEKRFVDSQQTPGVIYPPVVCRSLVIYPQVDYPPKNAASS, encoded by the exons ATGTTTCTTAGTAATGACACCAATCCGGAGGAAAGCGGGGCGGCGGCAGAGTCTCCCGGGTGTTCG CTGCCAGAATTGTATGCTTTTGTTGAGGACTTTACTAAGGAGAGCAAGAAATCAAATCTCCTAAAAACTCACGGTATTTCACTGAGCGAAGCGCAGAAAATGCTTAGTCAAAACCTGAATGCCATGTCAATTAGTGGAACCGACGACATGAGGGAAGAAGACCCCCAGCCTCTTTTCGTGTGCAAGGTggtgagaagagaggaggagaaaccagACTCTATGACTGAAATCCTGTACCGAACCTTGTTGACCCCTTCGCGCTCTCGGGTGGAGAGACTCACCAGATCCCAGCAGAGGCTCTTCCGGCATGGGATTCCTCCTCCCGCACACACTTTTCCCTATGAGATTCTCATCGAACACTCCAAATCCTCATCACCGGTCCCCGTCCCCGTAAAGGAGAAGACTCAGGGTGCCAACATATTAGGCATGCTGGGCATTTCCAGGATCAGGCCAGAAAATTTTGTCTTTGCAGACAGAATTGCTAAGTACTTCTTAGTTGATCCAG AGAAACAATTCATGGATCTAAGGGATCTGGAATGGAGATACTACAAGGGGCTCGTGTCGTGGAAGCACGGTACTAAAGATCCATTCATAGACATAAAATATGACAGTGAGAAGAGATTTGTGGACAGCCAGCAGACACCTGGTGTCATTTACCCCCCTGTAGTTTGTAGGTCTTTAGTCATTTACCCTCAGGTTGATTATCCCCCCAAAAATGCAGCTTCTTCTTAA
- the C13H9orf153 gene encoding uncharacterized protein C9orf153 homolog isoform X1, translated as MTPIRRKAGRRQSLPGVRVCESTNYIFILSPDFPPFSLPQLPELYAFVEDFTKESKKSNLLKTHGISLSEAQKMLSQNLNAMSISGTDDMREEDPQPLFVCKVVRREEEKPDSMTEILYRTLLTPSRSRVERLTRSQQRLFRHGIPPPAHTFPYEILIEHSKSSSPVPVPVKEKTQGANILGMLGISRIRPENFVFADRIAKYFLVDPEKQFMDLRDLEWRYYKGLVSWKHGTKDPFIDIKYDSEKRFVDSQQTPGVIYPPVVCRSLVIYPQVDYPPKNAASS; from the exons ATGACACCAATCCGGAGGAAAGCGGGGCGGCGGCAGAGTCTCCCGGGTGTTCG GGTTTGTGAGTCTACCAATTACATTTTCATCCTGTCTCCTGACTTCCCGCCTTTTTCCCTCCCGCAGCTGCCAGAATTGTATGCTTTTGTTGAGGACTTTACTAAGGAGAGCAAGAAATCAAATCTCCTAAAAACTCACGGTATTTCACTGAGCGAAGCGCAGAAAATGCTTAGTCAAAACCTGAATGCCATGTCAATTAGTGGAACCGACGACATGAGGGAAGAAGACCCCCAGCCTCTTTTCGTGTGCAAGGTggtgagaagagaggaggagaaaccagACTCTATGACTGAAATCCTGTACCGAACCTTGTTGACCCCTTCGCGCTCTCGGGTGGAGAGACTCACCAGATCCCAGCAGAGGCTCTTCCGGCATGGGATTCCTCCTCCCGCACACACTTTTCCCTATGAGATTCTCATCGAACACTCCAAATCCTCATCACCGGTCCCCGTCCCCGTAAAGGAGAAGACTCAGGGTGCCAACATATTAGGCATGCTGGGCATTTCCAGGATCAGGCCAGAAAATTTTGTCTTTGCAGACAGAATTGCTAAGTACTTCTTAGTTGATCCAG AGAAACAATTCATGGATCTAAGGGATCTGGAATGGAGATACTACAAGGGGCTCGTGTCGTGGAAGCACGGTACTAAAGATCCATTCATAGACATAAAATATGACAGTGAGAAGAGATTTGTGGACAGCCAGCAGACACCTGGTGTCATTTACCCCCCTGTAGTTTGTAGGTCTTTAGTCATTTACCCTCAGGTTGATTATCCCCCCAAAAATGCAGCTTCTTCTTAA